From one Malus sylvestris chromosome 1, drMalSylv7.2, whole genome shotgun sequence genomic stretch:
- the LOC126628504 gene encoding dof zinc finger protein DOF5.7-like, with protein MHETNELTTTLPLPKETKPPSQKNHTTHPHKLIKHFSPTHKMMSSDAAPPAKLKDDENPTGGSGSSRPKTTSSSSSGPKLPPPEQALKCPRCDSPNTKFCYYNNYSLTQPRHFCKTCRRYWTKGGALRNVPIGGGCRKSKKVRSSSSSNSRLSCSFDSSKDSAGSSSSENMMLGGLKFFHGISPAMDFQLGNISRLHNNNQFSSNPAAGINFNNPFSAFGDVSGISGLNISTLEPSAGGGTNACNNSFMGFNYPLTLGGGGGGASGSGGLISTQNMMSAMNVHSSLASSIESLSSINQDLHWKMQQQRLAMLFGTEEHDQSTHSTQSQLENQQKTQQMITPISLFQNLEVSSSSKPDHHQGVSHGRKEGGDTATEWFFGNSYAPPVTPTPTNSGGGGGGGAGGNENASNWPHGIPAWSSHDLHQYNALP; from the coding sequence ATGCATGAAACTAATGAATTGACTACAACTTTGCCTCTCCCAAAGGAAACTAAACCACCATCCCAAAAAAACCACACCACCCACCCCCACAAACTAATCAAACACTTCTCTCCAACACACAAAATGATGTCCTCAGATGCCGCACCGCCGGCAAAGCTAAAAGACGACGAGAACCCAACAGGTGGATCAGGCAGCAGCCGGCCGAAAACcacatcatcatcgtcatcggGGCCAAAGCTGCCACCACCAGAGCAAGCCCTCAAGTGCCCGAGATGCGACTCACCCAACACCAAATTCTGCTACTATAACAACTACAGCCTCACGCAGCCACGCCACTTCTGCAAGACTTGCCGGAGATATTGGACCAAAGGCGGCGCTTTACGCAACGTCCCCATTGGCGGCGGCTGCCGGAAGAGCAAGAAAGTCAGGTCCTCTTCATCCTCCAATTCCAGGCTCTCCTGCAGCTTCGACTCATCAAAAGACTCGGCCGGCTCTTCCTCCTCGGAGAATATGATGCTCGGCGGCTTGAAGTTCTTCCATGGCATTTCGCCTGCCATGGATTTTCAGCTCGGCAACATATCTAGGCTCCATAACAACAACCAGTTCTCTTCAAACCCAGCAGCTGGGATTAATTTCAACAACCCATTTTCAGCTTTCGGAGACGTTTCGGGTATTTCCGGTTTGAATATTAGTACTCTTGAGCCATCAGCCGGTGGTGGGACAAACGCTTGTAATAATTCTTTTATGGGTTTTAATTATCCGCTCACTTTGGGCGGCGGTGGAGGCGGTGCTAGTGGTAGTGGTGGGCTAATTAGTACACAGAATATGATGAGTGCTATGAACGTGCACAGTAGCCTTGCGTCTTCAATCGAGTCTTTGAGTTCTATTAACCAAGACCTTCACTGGAAAATGCAGCAGCAGAGGCTGGCCATGTTGTTTGGTACGGAAGAGCATGACCAGTCAACTCATTCAACGCAGTCTCAGCTTGAAAACCAGCAGAAAACGCAGCAGATGATTACACCCATAAGCTTGTTTCAGAATCTGGAGGTATCATCATCCTCAAAACCTGATCATCATCAAGGTGTAAGTCATGGAAGAAAAGAAGGTGGGGATACCGCCACTGAGTGGTTCTTCGGGAACTCTTATGCACCACCAGTGACTCCGACTCCAACCaacagtggtggtggtggtggtggtggcgccGGAGGCAATGAGAACGCAAGCAACTGGCCTCATGGAATTCCAGCGTGGAGTAGTCATGATTTGCACCAATACAATGCTTTACCCTAG